CAAGCATAGATGTTCTTTTACAAGAGCAAGCATAGATGTGGGAAGCATTGCGTATCAAAATGTGAATGCCCAGAGACACATAAGGGCAATAGATTGTGAAGAACAAGAGAAGGAATTATGGAGACACTTCACAAGTCATCACAGCATTAGTAGTACATCATTAGTTAGTAAGCATTAGTAACTCTAGATTAGTGGGTTACAGGACGAGGTtatgggaggcggcggcggcggcggcggcgaggccgacgccggcgggagggttGCGGTGGCGGGAGAGGGTGCGCAGCTGCGCGCGCTGGCACTCGAGGTTGGAGACGAGATCCACCCTCTCCTCCCGCGGCAGCCGCACGCGCACCGCCCTCGGGAACTCCACGAACCCCTTGATCCCCCTCGCGATGTGCGggttctcgccgccgccggcgacctctcGCCGGTGCTGCAGCTGAGGctggccgccgctcgtcgcctgGCTGATCTGCTGGCTCGTGGGGCTTGACTTGCTGGTGGTCGTcggactgccgccgccgccgccgccgccgccgccgccgccgctgctgttgtcgtcgtcggcgatggcggtggcggcggaggcggcggcgatctcCCGCAGCGCCTCCTCCATGGCGGCCTTGGCGTCGGCGAGCTTCATCTGGACG
Above is a window of Oryza sativa Japonica Group chromosome 10, ASM3414082v1 DNA encoding:
- the LOC107278242 gene encoding protein BRANCHLESS TRICHOME, which translates into the protein MIGMEVEVEDDMVEWYRCGGGGAAAAVEVEVRELRVELEVERRMRRKAEAVSEVLAVELEEERRRRGAAEAECRRMRGEVGEMRAEVERALEEVDDERRMLRVAELWREERVQMKLADAKAAMEEALREIAAASAATAIADDDNSSGGGGGGGGGGGSPTTTSKSSPTSQQISQATSGGQPQLQHRREVAGGGENPHIARGIKGFVEFPRAVRVRLPREERVDLVSNLECQRAQLRTLSRHRNPPAGVGLAAAAAAASHNLVL